One window of Candidatus Angelobacter sp. genomic DNA carries:
- a CDS encoding isoprenylcysteine carboxylmethyltransferase family protein, which translates to MKLIHYGFFPSVWTTFAVYWIVSAARVKRIKESEPRSARFVHLALSFFVFVMTFSPWFHAGPLGWRVLPANRIAFAIGAVILVAGLGFAVWARIHLGQNWSATVTLKEGHRLIRTGPYRLVRHPIYTGIITGLAGTAVAFGELRGVIAVVLLTVVYLFKSRREERFMVKEFGDEYVQYQKEVGALLPFA; encoded by the coding sequence ATGAAATTGATTCATTACGGTTTTTTCCCGTCTGTCTGGACGACCTTCGCCGTTTACTGGATTGTTTCCGCGGCCCGGGTCAAGCGAATCAAGGAATCCGAGCCGCGCAGTGCGCGGTTCGTTCATCTGGCACTCTCGTTTTTCGTTTTCGTAATGACGTTTTCACCGTGGTTTCATGCGGGTCCGTTGGGTTGGAGGGTTTTGCCGGCGAACAGAATAGCATTCGCCATTGGGGCTGTGATTCTGGTTGCGGGTCTTGGCTTTGCTGTGTGGGCGCGCATTCACCTCGGACAAAACTGGAGTGCAACAGTTACCTTGAAAGAAGGGCATCGGTTGATTCGAACCGGGCCCTATCGTCTGGTCAGGCATCCAATTTACACGGGTATCATCACAGGTCTTGCCGGCACCGCCGTCGCATTTGGCGAACTGCGGGGTGTGATCGCGGTGGTTTTGCTGACCGTGGTCTATCTGTTCAAAAGCCGGCGCGAGGAGCGGTTCATGGTGAAGGAATTTGGAGACGAATACGTTCAATACCAGAAGGAAGTCGGAGCGTTGCTGCCATTTGCGTGA
- a CDS encoding ECF-type sigma factor yields MTDVTRILLAIEKGDPVAADELLPLVYHELRKLAAHKMANEKPGQTLQPTALVHEAYLRLVGADDKKWTGRAHFFAAAAEAMRRILIDNARRKRAQRHGGGQQRVDVQDVEIPAETDDGHLLAINEALDRLAAKDKVKAELVKLRYFVGMTIEEAAGILGISEPTAKRYWTYARAWLYSEINAG; encoded by the coding sequence ATGACCGATGTGACGCGGATCTTGCTCGCGATAGAAAAAGGCGACCCGGTGGCCGCCGACGAACTGCTGCCGCTGGTCTATCACGAGCTGCGCAAGCTCGCCGCGCACAAGATGGCGAACGAAAAACCGGGTCAGACGTTGCAACCGACGGCGCTCGTGCACGAGGCTTATCTCCGGCTGGTCGGAGCAGACGACAAGAAGTGGACCGGGCGCGCACATTTCTTCGCCGCCGCGGCCGAGGCCATGCGGCGCATTCTCATCGATAACGCGCGCCGCAAACGCGCGCAGCGGCACGGCGGCGGGCAGCAACGCGTGGACGTGCAGGACGTGGAAATCCCCGCGGAAACCGACGACGGGCACCTCCTGGCCATCAACGAGGCACTCGACCGCCTGGCCGCGAAAGACAAGGTGAAAGCCGAACTGGTCAAGCTGCGTTACTTCGTGGGAATGACCATCGAGGAAGCAGCCGGGATTCTTGGAATCTCCGAGCCAACGGCCAAGCGCTACTGGACCTACGCTCGTGCCTGGCTCTACTCGGAAATCAACGCCGGTTGA